In Pyrus communis chromosome 11, drPyrComm1.1, whole genome shotgun sequence, the sequence CATACGAAATTAATTTCTGTTACTCTAATTCCAGGTTAGTAAGTAAACATGTCATTAGGTTCGTTCGTTGGAGTTAGCTGCTGCAAATTTCTGCGAATATTGCACGTAGTCGTGAATACGACGAGAACAAGTTAGTTAGGGGTGCACCCCTTGTGACCAGCAAGCACAATTGCAAACACGCCTAACAAAACTAGATTAAACCCGAAGAGGAAAATTCCGCAAGACATTTGAACCATGGATCAATCGGCCATAAGCAGAACAAAGAAATTTATCACTACTGCAAAATATACTCTTGCCTGCACACCCTGCCACTATCAGACCACTGAATTCATCTCCGGAGACCCGCAAGCCGCTACCCTAGCAACCGGAGCAGTTCTAGCCCAATCCCCTATCACCGTCCCTATCTGGTCTCGCATCATTACTCCCAGTCGACACTTATTGAACTATAATAATTCTATAGCATGCCCTGAGCATCAGCATGACACCATAATCCAGAAGGAACCTATACCTCAAGCATCTCGGTTTGCTTCCCGGGGCCTTTTGATAGTTAAGCTTCGACACACATCTCTGTACAACATCATCTGCAATCTAACTATATTTTCCTACTGAAAGAAAGCACAATAAACATaggatagtgctattcacactcaTTTTCACTTCCTACACATCCTCGTTAATTTTggccattgatcttctttaattaattCGATCTTGCACTATTTCGTCAAATGGTGCTTTTAAGACTCAAACTGCTTTCCTTCAAAGGTCTGCCCAAAGTTCCAAGCCTTGGGAGCAACATTATAAGATGTAACTGTGCGGCCATCACTGCTTGTGACCTCGAAAGAAAGAGGTTGGTTCAGTAAATCAGCACTTACATGCCAGTTTTGGCCCCAATTCCGTCCCATTGGAAGCCAACCGGTTCTTGAACCCTTGACCTTCACCGCAACTATGTCTCCAGCACCAGCAACATTGCTGATGAGTACTGATATAAAGATGTTAGAACCATCTATGGTGAAACGAATTCCTCCTTCCTTTCTACACTTGATCCTGTTTAAAACAAAATGATCAAGAACAAGCGGAATAAATCTCAGAATGACGGAAGTCAGGTCAGAGATTCAAACATAAATGCCAAAGCATCGCAACAAATGCTGATTCAACCATGCACATGCATGCACTTGTACACAACACATACACTCGTTTACTCATTGAGAATGAACATCACAAGTTTCGCCTCTTAAATTTTATCTGCgttcctacaaaacaaataccAAAACTCTACAAAAGGACTACAAGAACACTAACAATTGGATAAGGAACTTTAAACTTCCGTGGACCTTTAGAGTCAATTGTTAAAAATGCGCTACAAGAACACTAACAATGAACTACTCAAGCACTACAAAGATACTACCAAAAACACCACAAATGCACTACAAAGACAGTAAACAAAGAACTTTCAAATGATGCATCGTATCCTATAGGCTAATTCCAAATTTGTGTCACAAAAGCGGTGTTACTAGCAGTTAATCAAAATTACTTCCAATTGGGCAGATACCATCACCATTTTCAGCTGTTTTAATTAGATACAAaccttgttttaatttttaattttattacaagCATTATCACTATTATAATCTACACTAACGGAAATGGGAGAGTATGAACCAGGACGCAATGGGTTAACGAGGAACACTTTATCCACCACTTTGCACAAACCTTGTTTACATGGTAGAGACAAGTTGCTATTCTAATGCTACCATTTtcaatcgttttttttttctctaagaAGAGGACCAGCTGGAGGATTCGCCACGGCATTCGTCATTCCGAGGCCAAGAAgtctcacagaggcatttcagcctccttTGGACACTATCGTGTGATTCACCGACGCGAAGAAACAAACCTAGACGCGCCGTGTGAAATATCAACCTGAAATTCGTCCCAACAACTGAACCACCCCGTAGTGCTTACCATTTTCAATAGTtataattaagttttttaaATGCCAACAACTGAATCACCCCACGGTGGTGGTTACCATTTTCAATAGTTTTAAATAGATTTTTAAGTGCCAACAACTTGGTGTTGAATCAAATGCACCattttcaattgtaattttCAAACATTATTTTCAATTATAATTCACATTTAAGACACCAAAAGCATTCTATTTTGacaacaggaaaaaaaaaaaaaaaaaaaaaaaaagaagatataaaAGAGTAAAGTAGAATGCAACAAAAATGGATGCCGAAGCTTGAAAGCAGAAGGACCAACCTGCGATACTGGACGGCCATATTGCCAGCCTTCCAAACAGCGATCTTCTCAAAGGCCTCGATGGGCAACACCAAGTGCTTGTTCGGAGAGTTGCAGTGGCCCCCACCCTCCGCCATGAGTCCGTAATTCGGTGCGCAGAAGTTGGTCGCCGTCACGATGATCGACGTCCCCGGAATGCACCACCGGGTGTCCTCCACGCACCGGACCTCGAAGCATGCGCCACAGATCTGGCCCCGCTCGAACAGCGCCTCGCTCAGCCCCACCGTCGCCAGCCCGTACCCGGCCTTCTCGAGGTCTCCGTAGCCGCACGCGCCGCCGACCTTGTCGCGGGGGTCAGAGGCGGCATAGTAGGTGGCGCGTGCGGAGCTCCAGTCGTAGAGGGAGGAGGAAGCGgtgggggaggaggaggaggaggagtggaAGTGGGAGAGGGCGGTGGAGGTGAGCGCGAgtgggaggaggaagaggaggagcagGGGGAGAGCTGCCGGCCACATTTCTGGgcttgtttgtttgaatgtcgTCGGCTTTTTGTTGTCGGTGTTATTAGTTCGCTTTCTTCTTGAAGGATTAGTGTGAGTAAGAGAGTGAcccagagaaagagagacataGTGACTGCAGCTGCTGGTAAAGACGGAAAgataaaaacttttttttttttttttttctttcaaatgatattatctactgCTAAAGTGTGAGCTAATCTTATAATATGCTAGCAATAACATGTTCAATTCTCATCAAATATCTCACTTGCAGGTAAACCAAAATACCAAAAGacattttgaactttttatttatttacaatgGTGGGGTTGGGGTTGGTAAATCTGCAAGGAGCGTTTTGAAATTAG encodes:
- the LOC137708447 gene encoding expansin-A13-like, which produces MWPAALPLLLLFLLPLALTSTALSHFHSSSSSSPTASSSLYDWSSARATYYAASDPRDKVGGACGYGDLEKAGYGLATVGLSEALFERGQICGACFEVRCVEDTRWCIPGTSIIVTATNFCAPNYGLMAEGGGHCNSPNKHLVLPIEAFEKIAVWKAGNMAVQYRRIKCRKEGGIRFTIDGSNIFISVLISNVAGAGDIVAVKVKGSRTGWLPMGRNWGQNWHVSADLLNQPLSFEVTSSDGRTVTSYNVAPKAWNFGQTFEGKQFES